One region of Quercus lobata isolate SW786 chromosome 2, ValleyOak3.0 Primary Assembly, whole genome shotgun sequence genomic DNA includes:
- the LOC115974237 gene encoding gamma-tubulin complex component 5-like isoform X2 — protein sequence MMGKPLYYDGAKAEISKSLINRIYDVFSDGIHFSTPVSSLRTNEVDLVRGVLRMFQGLSSSLFYWGQSEKSFYAKSGIYVTHLSHTSLLNILNQFMYAATCLQRVEIVVNKVETSVRLSPPTLRAFACSVSAWIKRLRDIALKEEMKISDADIGTTPTLLGLVNSLSSLCSGAEYLLQIVHGAIPQVYFESSSSVPAAELAVHVLDYLYKKLDEVCLVQGGEEEAYQMLLHIFVGSLLPYIEALDSWLFEGTLDDPFEEVFFYANKAISVDDAEFWEKSYLLRFVQFQKLDDELSAATSNSNHVPIANEKKDMGGRDSISMPSLFKGKERVIRDCRTCPLFIHDISKSILSAGKSLQLIQHVPTTFSATSGKGSDCQFDGFGSSIDGFHRGQHIAGLTLSEVFLVSLTGLIGHGDHISRYFWQDDLCKSEILPSFDESFVSKLKVGNVGGETLPSCSEKIWYKFLVDTLLQKRMNNLKSACMDASSFLDANEENMVAGLRDKLPLLESFCPENPVITVCQTSLRNNMDAWKTLNLSRNFYLPPLNDEALRKAVYGCESKSSHVTQGTNYTFGFQFGESDYARSQNDTEPLEVVFPFPTLLPSFQDDLQMPELLPFQKNSTLASRVLCWLQNVEPRTTPLPVVIMQECLTVYIKKQVDYIGKHILSKLMTDWRLMDELAVLRAIYLLGSGDLLQHFLTVIFNKLDKGETWDDDFELNTLLQESIRNSADGMLLSPDSLVVYIAKNQGFDGDPSLATVASPPRKNRVHSFGIDGLDLLKFTYKVPWPLELIANAEAVKKYNQVMCFLLKVKRAKFVLDKARRWMWKGRGTPTYNRKHHWLVEQKLLHFVDAFHQYVMDRVYHSAWRELCEGMAAARSWDEVIEVHEAYLLSIQRQCFVVPDKLWALIASRINIILGLALDFYSIQQTLSSGGAVSAIKARCEMEVDRIEKQFDDCIAFLLRVLSFKLNVGHFPHLADLVTRINYNYFYMSDSGNLMIAPSSETVGLRMGKAFVGRTD from the exons atgatGGGAAAGCCTCTCTACTACG ATGGGGCAAAGGCAGAAATTTCTAAAAGCTTAATCAATAGGATCTATGATGTCTTCTCCGATGGCATACATTTTTCAACACCAGTTTCCTCCTTGAGGACAAATGAAGTTGATTTG GTACGAGGTGTTTTACGAATGTTTCAAGGGCTTTCTAGTTCCTTGTTCTATTGGGGCCAGAGTGAAAAGAGTTTTTATGCCAAAAGTGGGATATATGTGACTCACCTTTCCCATACAAGCCTTCTTAACATCCTCAACCAATTTATGTATGCTGCGACATGTTTACAGCGTGTAGAAATAGTGGTCAATAAAGTTGAGACATCTGTGAGGTTATCACCCCCTACTTTGAGGGCAtttgcatgttctgtctctgCTTGGATTAAG AGGTTGCGGGATATTGCTCTGAAGGAGGAAATGAAGATCAGTGATGCTGACATTGGAACCACTCCCACCCTATTAGGTTTAGTCAATTCTCTATCAAG CCTCTGCTCAGGTGCTGAGTATCTATTGCAAATAGTTCATGGAGCCATACCCCAAGTGTATTTTGAGTCCAGTTCTTCTGTTCCAGCTGCTGAATTGGCTGTGCATGTGCTTGACTATCTTTACAAGAAGCTCGATGAAGTATGTCTAGTGCAAGGTGGTGAG GAGGAAGCTTATCAAATGCTACTTCATATTTTTGTTGGGAGTTTGTTACCATACATTGAGGCTCTTGATTCCTGGCTATTTGAAGGAACACTAGATGATCCTTTTGAGGAG GTGTTCTTTTATGCTAACAAAGCAATCTCAGTTGATGATGCTGAGTTCTGGGAGAAGAGCTATCTATTAAGATTTGTACAGTTTCAGAAACtagatgatgagctctctgctgcGACTAGCAACAGCAATCATGTACCTATAGCAAATGAGAAGAAGGATATGGGTGGACGGGATTCCATCTCTATGCCTAGTTTATTCAAAGGAAAAGAGCGGGTCATTAGAGATTGCCGAACATGTCCTCTGTTTATCCATGACATATCTAAATCAATTCTTTCTGCTGGAAAATCATTGCAGCTGATCCAGCATGTTCCGACTACATTCTCAGCGACATCTGGCAAAGGAAGTGATTGTCAGTTTGATGGTTTTGGAAGCTCTATTGATGGTTTTCATCGTGGGCAACATATAGCAGGGTTAACATTATCGGAAGTTTTCTTAGTTTCGTTAACAGGTCTTATAGGCCATGGTGATCACATCTCAAGATACTTTTGGCAGGATGACCTCTGCAAATCTGAGATTCTCCCATCATTTGATGAATCCTTCGTGAGCAAGCTAAAAGTGGGAAATGTTGGTGGTGAAACTTTGCCATCATGCTCAGAGAAGATTTGGTATAAGTTCTTGGTTGATACATTGCTGCAGAAAAGAATGAACAATTTAAAGTCTGCATGTATGGATGCAAGTTCTTTTCTTGATGCAAATGAAGAGAATATGGTTGCAGGTCTTAGGGATAAATTGCCTCTCTTGGAATCATTCTGCCCAGAAAATCCAGTTATTACTGTCTGTCAGACAAGCCTTAGAAATAATATGGATGCCTGGAAAACATTGAACTTGTCTAGAAATTTCTATCTACCTCCTTTAAATGATGAGGCTTTACGAAAGGCTGTCTATGGTTGTGAGAGCAAATCTTCTCATGTTACTCAAGGAACAAATTATACTTTTGGTTTTCAGTTTGGAGAATCCGATTATGCTCGTTCACAAAATGACACAGAACCCTTAGAAGTGGTGTTTCCTTTCCCTACTCTTCTTCCTTCATTTCAG GATGATCTCCAAATGCCAGAGCTGTTACCTTTCCAGAAAAATAGCACACTTGCATCAAGAGTTCTCTGCTGGCTTCAAAATGTTGAGCCAAGAACTACTCCACTCCCTGTGGTTATAATGCAGGAATGCCTTACTGTCTACATTAAGAAGCAA GTGGATTATATTGGCAAGCATATATTGTCAAAGTTGATGACTGATTGGAGATTGATGGATGAGCTTGCAGTATTGCGGGCCATATACTTGTTAGGTTCAG GTGATCTACTGCAGCATTTTTTGACTGTGATTTTTAATAAGCTGGACAAGGGAGAAACTTGGGATGATGATTTTGAGTTGAATACATTATTACAG GAATCTATTAGAAACTCTGCTGATGGAATGCTACTAAGTCCAGATTCATTGGTTGTGTACATCGCTAAAAATCAAGGTTTTGATGGTGATCCTAGTTTGGCTACTGTTGCCTCCCCCCCTCGTAAAAATCGTGTTCACAGTTTTGGGATTGATGGCCTTGATTTATTGAAATTCACCTACAAG GTCCCCTGGCCACTTGAACTTATTGCTAATGCAGAGGCTGTTAAGAAGTATAACCAA GTGATGTGCTTCTTGTTGAAGGTCAAGCGTGCAAAGTTTGTTCTTGATAAAGCTCGGAGGTGGATGTGGaag GGTAGAGGCACTCCGACATACAACCGCAAGCACCATTGGTTAGTGGAGCAGAAACTCCTCCATTTCGTGGATGCTTTTCACCAATATGTAATGGATAGG GTATATCATAGTGCATGGCGTGAACTGTGTGAAGGTATGGCTGCCGCTCGATCCTGGGATGAAGTCATAGAAGTTCATGAGGCCTACTTATTGTCAATTCAACGGCAGTGCTTTGTTGTCCCAGATAAACTG TGGGCTCTGATTGCAAGCCGAATCAATATTATCCTTGGATTAGCTCTTGATTTCTACTCCATACAGCAAACTCTTAGTAGTGGTGGAGCAGTTTCTGCAATCAAGGCCAGATGTGAAATGGAAGTTGACCGTATTGAGAAACAGTTTGATGATTGCATTGCTTTCCTACTAAGA GTCCTATCTTTCAAGCTCAATGTGGGGCACTTTCCTCATTTGGCAGATTTGGTTACTAGGATCAACTACAACTATTTCTACATGTCTGATAGTGGAAACTTGATGATTGCACCTAGCTCTGAAACTGTTGGTTTGAGAATGGGGAAGGCCTTTGTAGGTAGAACAGATTGA
- the LOC115974237 gene encoding gamma-tubulin complex component 5-like isoform X1: MLKDLNALNISDGAKAEISKSLINRIYDVFSDGIHFSTPVSSLRTNEVDLVRGVLRMFQGLSSSLFYWGQSEKSFYAKSGIYVTHLSHTSLLNILNQFMYAATCLQRVEIVVNKVETSVRLSPPTLRAFACSVSAWIKRLRDIALKEEMKISDADIGTTPTLLGLVNSLSSLCSGAEYLLQIVHGAIPQVYFESSSSVPAAELAVHVLDYLYKKLDEVCLVQGGEEEAYQMLLHIFVGSLLPYIEALDSWLFEGTLDDPFEEVFFYANKAISVDDAEFWEKSYLLRFVQFQKLDDELSAATSNSNHVPIANEKKDMGGRDSISMPSLFKGKERVIRDCRTCPLFIHDISKSILSAGKSLQLIQHVPTTFSATSGKGSDCQFDGFGSSIDGFHRGQHIAGLTLSEVFLVSLTGLIGHGDHISRYFWQDDLCKSEILPSFDESFVSKLKVGNVGGETLPSCSEKIWYKFLVDTLLQKRMNNLKSACMDASSFLDANEENMVAGLRDKLPLLESFCPENPVITVCQTSLRNNMDAWKTLNLSRNFYLPPLNDEALRKAVYGCESKSSHVTQGTNYTFGFQFGESDYARSQNDTEPLEVVFPFPTLLPSFQDDLQMPELLPFQKNSTLASRVLCWLQNVEPRTTPLPVVIMQECLTVYIKKQVDYIGKHILSKLMTDWRLMDELAVLRAIYLLGSGDLLQHFLTVIFNKLDKGETWDDDFELNTLLQESIRNSADGMLLSPDSLVVYIAKNQGFDGDPSLATVASPPRKNRVHSFGIDGLDLLKFTYKVPWPLELIANAEAVKKYNQVMCFLLKVKRAKFVLDKARRWMWKGRGTPTYNRKHHWLVEQKLLHFVDAFHQYVMDRVYHSAWRELCEGMAAARSWDEVIEVHEAYLLSIQRQCFVVPDKLWALIASRINIILGLALDFYSIQQTLSSGGAVSAIKARCEMEVDRIEKQFDDCIAFLLRVLSFKLNVGHFPHLADLVTRINYNYFYMSDSGNLMIAPSSETVGLRMGKAFVGRTD; this comes from the exons ATGCTAAAGGATTTAAATGCTCTGAACATTTCTG ATGGGGCAAAGGCAGAAATTTCTAAAAGCTTAATCAATAGGATCTATGATGTCTTCTCCGATGGCATACATTTTTCAACACCAGTTTCCTCCTTGAGGACAAATGAAGTTGATTTG GTACGAGGTGTTTTACGAATGTTTCAAGGGCTTTCTAGTTCCTTGTTCTATTGGGGCCAGAGTGAAAAGAGTTTTTATGCCAAAAGTGGGATATATGTGACTCACCTTTCCCATACAAGCCTTCTTAACATCCTCAACCAATTTATGTATGCTGCGACATGTTTACAGCGTGTAGAAATAGTGGTCAATAAAGTTGAGACATCTGTGAGGTTATCACCCCCTACTTTGAGGGCAtttgcatgttctgtctctgCTTGGATTAAG AGGTTGCGGGATATTGCTCTGAAGGAGGAAATGAAGATCAGTGATGCTGACATTGGAACCACTCCCACCCTATTAGGTTTAGTCAATTCTCTATCAAG CCTCTGCTCAGGTGCTGAGTATCTATTGCAAATAGTTCATGGAGCCATACCCCAAGTGTATTTTGAGTCCAGTTCTTCTGTTCCAGCTGCTGAATTGGCTGTGCATGTGCTTGACTATCTTTACAAGAAGCTCGATGAAGTATGTCTAGTGCAAGGTGGTGAG GAGGAAGCTTATCAAATGCTACTTCATATTTTTGTTGGGAGTTTGTTACCATACATTGAGGCTCTTGATTCCTGGCTATTTGAAGGAACACTAGATGATCCTTTTGAGGAG GTGTTCTTTTATGCTAACAAAGCAATCTCAGTTGATGATGCTGAGTTCTGGGAGAAGAGCTATCTATTAAGATTTGTACAGTTTCAGAAACtagatgatgagctctctgctgcGACTAGCAACAGCAATCATGTACCTATAGCAAATGAGAAGAAGGATATGGGTGGACGGGATTCCATCTCTATGCCTAGTTTATTCAAAGGAAAAGAGCGGGTCATTAGAGATTGCCGAACATGTCCTCTGTTTATCCATGACATATCTAAATCAATTCTTTCTGCTGGAAAATCATTGCAGCTGATCCAGCATGTTCCGACTACATTCTCAGCGACATCTGGCAAAGGAAGTGATTGTCAGTTTGATGGTTTTGGAAGCTCTATTGATGGTTTTCATCGTGGGCAACATATAGCAGGGTTAACATTATCGGAAGTTTTCTTAGTTTCGTTAACAGGTCTTATAGGCCATGGTGATCACATCTCAAGATACTTTTGGCAGGATGACCTCTGCAAATCTGAGATTCTCCCATCATTTGATGAATCCTTCGTGAGCAAGCTAAAAGTGGGAAATGTTGGTGGTGAAACTTTGCCATCATGCTCAGAGAAGATTTGGTATAAGTTCTTGGTTGATACATTGCTGCAGAAAAGAATGAACAATTTAAAGTCTGCATGTATGGATGCAAGTTCTTTTCTTGATGCAAATGAAGAGAATATGGTTGCAGGTCTTAGGGATAAATTGCCTCTCTTGGAATCATTCTGCCCAGAAAATCCAGTTATTACTGTCTGTCAGACAAGCCTTAGAAATAATATGGATGCCTGGAAAACATTGAACTTGTCTAGAAATTTCTATCTACCTCCTTTAAATGATGAGGCTTTACGAAAGGCTGTCTATGGTTGTGAGAGCAAATCTTCTCATGTTACTCAAGGAACAAATTATACTTTTGGTTTTCAGTTTGGAGAATCCGATTATGCTCGTTCACAAAATGACACAGAACCCTTAGAAGTGGTGTTTCCTTTCCCTACTCTTCTTCCTTCATTTCAG GATGATCTCCAAATGCCAGAGCTGTTACCTTTCCAGAAAAATAGCACACTTGCATCAAGAGTTCTCTGCTGGCTTCAAAATGTTGAGCCAAGAACTACTCCACTCCCTGTGGTTATAATGCAGGAATGCCTTACTGTCTACATTAAGAAGCAA GTGGATTATATTGGCAAGCATATATTGTCAAAGTTGATGACTGATTGGAGATTGATGGATGAGCTTGCAGTATTGCGGGCCATATACTTGTTAGGTTCAG GTGATCTACTGCAGCATTTTTTGACTGTGATTTTTAATAAGCTGGACAAGGGAGAAACTTGGGATGATGATTTTGAGTTGAATACATTATTACAG GAATCTATTAGAAACTCTGCTGATGGAATGCTACTAAGTCCAGATTCATTGGTTGTGTACATCGCTAAAAATCAAGGTTTTGATGGTGATCCTAGTTTGGCTACTGTTGCCTCCCCCCCTCGTAAAAATCGTGTTCACAGTTTTGGGATTGATGGCCTTGATTTATTGAAATTCACCTACAAG GTCCCCTGGCCACTTGAACTTATTGCTAATGCAGAGGCTGTTAAGAAGTATAACCAA GTGATGTGCTTCTTGTTGAAGGTCAAGCGTGCAAAGTTTGTTCTTGATAAAGCTCGGAGGTGGATGTGGaag GGTAGAGGCACTCCGACATACAACCGCAAGCACCATTGGTTAGTGGAGCAGAAACTCCTCCATTTCGTGGATGCTTTTCACCAATATGTAATGGATAGG GTATATCATAGTGCATGGCGTGAACTGTGTGAAGGTATGGCTGCCGCTCGATCCTGGGATGAAGTCATAGAAGTTCATGAGGCCTACTTATTGTCAATTCAACGGCAGTGCTTTGTTGTCCCAGATAAACTG TGGGCTCTGATTGCAAGCCGAATCAATATTATCCTTGGATTAGCTCTTGATTTCTACTCCATACAGCAAACTCTTAGTAGTGGTGGAGCAGTTTCTGCAATCAAGGCCAGATGTGAAATGGAAGTTGACCGTATTGAGAAACAGTTTGATGATTGCATTGCTTTCCTACTAAGA GTCCTATCTTTCAAGCTCAATGTGGGGCACTTTCCTCATTTGGCAGATTTGGTTACTAGGATCAACTACAACTATTTCTACATGTCTGATAGTGGAAACTTGATGATTGCACCTAGCTCTGAAACTGTTGGTTTGAGAATGGGGAAGGCCTTTGTAGGTAGAACAGATTGA
- the LOC115974238 gene encoding mitogen-activated protein kinase kinase kinase 5-like: MFYFHKASRATRNDNGSVDKFVGDSGQSRILDRRLTRQRKIRHASDRELGLRSRSSDGCGSSDPHPTDSTRKSRTPSGTEFESEHWSLSAVPQPLPPLPANFSLTRKSESTGQAGHPGSPDEAIGPSLRRNHTDNVVTSNCPMKLSQDVNVGRGNRNLTVRIPARSGSTNDVFSPAVSPHLRPKSQEFFPPYVTTSSAKSSTNYHKGFSPQDLNVEGYKCNSRQKVLVKSAPASGFSSPNVSPRKSDYGDLFPSILAFQKFQDGIVGSSSKVQPAKTMRSPDQSPQCSPTAQSPHLTPSPKRSALASHHKLLLEGHMDWPESINHVSAYPLPLPPRATLSSQSSPQSHLSTTHHIAEQPHMSSFKGQWQKGRLIGRGTFGSVYLATNRETGALCAMKEVDLIPDDPKSAECVKQLEQEIKILGQLKHPNIVQYYGSEIIDDHFYIYLEYVHPGSVNKYVQEHFGAMTESVVRNFTRHILTGLAYLHSTKTIHRDIKGANLLVDASGVVKLADFGVAKHLTGQTYNLSLKGSPYWMAPEVMQAALTKDANPDVALAVDIWSLGCTIIEMLNGKPPWSDFTGPQAMFKVLNRTPPIPETLSSEGKDFLHCCFRRDPAERPTAMKLLEHPFVRNSYDQNVAVSMQAFSAINLTEKPHTVGDGTRHKDQMSFSPGTQIVNGKRPCSRGTCQHRNAKIYNCTEAFRHPSSTMHQVRTSLPNTQLINGSHSFTLSSNISRMCP, translated from the exons ATGTTTTATTTCCACAAAGCTTCGCGTGCTACGAGGAATGACAATGGCAGTGTTGATAAATTCGTTGGGGATTCTGGGCAATCTCGTATTCTCGATAGGAGGCTCACGAGGCAGAGGAAGATCCGGCACGCCAGTGATCGAGAACTCGGGTTGAGAAGCAGATCCAGTGATGGGTGTGGGTCGTCGGACCCGCATCCGACCGACTCGACCCGAAAGTCTCGGACGCCTAGTGGAACCGAATTCGAATCGGAGCACTGGTCTTTATCGGCTGTGCCACAACCTTTGCCTCCGCTTCCGGCCAATTTTTCATTGACTCGGAAATCGGAGTCAACGGGTCAGGCTGGTCATCCCGGATCACCCGATGAAGCAATCGGACCCTCGTTGAGGAG GAACCACACTGACAATGTTGTCACAAGCAATTGTCCTATGAAACTCTCTCAGGATGTAAATGTTGGACGTGGTAATCGAAACTTGACTGTGAGAATTCCAGCCAGGAGCGGTTCAACAAATGATGTATTCAGTCCTGCTGTTAGTCCACATTTAAGACCAAAGAGTCAGGAGTTTTTTCCTCCTTATGTTACCACAAGTTCGGCTAAATCTTCAACCAATTATCATAAGGGATTCTCTCCTCAAGATCTAAATGTTGAAGGTTACAAATGCAACTCTAGGCAGAAAGTTCTTGTCAAGAGTGCTCCGGCAAGTGGCTTTTCGAGCCCTAATGTGAGCCCACGAAAATCAGACTATGGGGATCTCTTTCCCTCTATTTTggcttttcaaaaatttcaggaTGGCATTGTTGGGTCTTCTTCAAAAGTGCAACCAGCGAAAACCATGAGAAGTCCTGACCAGTCACCTCAATGTAGCCCAACAGCCCAAAGTCCCCATCTCACCCCTAGTCCAAAGAGATCTGCACTTGCCTCACATCATAAATTGCTGTTAGAGGGTCATATGGATTGGCCTGAAAGTATTAATCATGTCAGTGCCTACCCTTTGCCTCTTCCTCCAAGAGCTACATTATCATCACAATCATCCCCGCAATCACATTTAAGTACCACCCACCACATTGCAGAACAACCACACATGTCATCTTTTAAAGGTCAATGGCAAAAAGGAAGACTCATTGGACGTGGTACATTTGGAAGTGTTTACCTTGCAACGAACCG AGAGACCGGAGCTTTGTGTGCCATGAAGGAAGTTGATCTGATTCCTGATGATCCTAAATCTGCTGAATGTGTAAAGCAATTGGAGCAG GAAATAAAAATTCTCGGTCAATTAAAGCACCCAAACATAGTGCAGTATTATGGAAGTGAGATA ATTGACGATCACTTTTACATATATTTGGAGTATGTTCATCCTGGATCAGTCAACAAATATGTACAAGAACATTTTGGAGCTATGACTGAATCTGTAGTTCGCAATTTCACTCGCCATATCCTCACTGGGTTGGCTTACTTGCATAGCACAAAGACTATCCACAG GGATATCAAAGGTGCTAATTTGCTTGTTGATGCATCAGGCGTGGTTAAGCTAGCAGATTTTGGGGTAGCTAAGCAT CTTACAGGACAAACTTATAATCTTTCTCTGAAGGGCAGTCCATACTGGATGGCTCCAGAG GTCATGCAGGCTGCATTGACTAAAGATGCCAACCCTGACGTTGCATTGGCCGTTGACATATGGAGTTTGGGCTGTACCATTATTGAAATGCTGAATGGAAAACCTCCTTGGAGTGATTTTACGGGG CCTCAAGCTATGTTcaaagttttgaacagaactcCACCCATACCAGAAACATTATCCTCAGAGGGAAAGGATTTCCTTCATTGTTGCTTTCGCAGGGATCCTGCAGAGCGACCAACAGCTATGAAGCTACTTGAGCATCCTTTTGTACGAAATTCATATGATCAAAATGTTGCAGTCTCCATGCAGGCATTTTCTGCAATTAATCTAACG GAGAAACCGCATACTGTAGGAGATGGCACTAGGCATAAAGATCAGATGTCATTCTCTCCTGGCACACAGATTGTGAATGGGAAACGCCCATGTAGTAG AGGGACCTGCCAACATCGTAATGCTAAAATTTATAACTGCACTGAGGCTTTCCGTCATCCTTCTTCCACTATGCATCAAGTCCGGACTTCTCTCCCTAACACACAGTTGATTAATGGTTCACATAGCTTCACCCTTTCTTCAAATATTTCCAGAATGTGCCCTTAG
- the LOC115974239 gene encoding protein OSB1, mitochondrial-like has translation MNTHRFGALIRNAKRFYSSSPAIARPEKFFFADDGEPGSSVFRHALKFQRPATIMWEWNKQLLNSGSFIGTVELPLKIVDTRKTGRFGVHTILSVNRTVRILLLMWDEMAEMSLQHLKPNDFIYVSGPLGCYTKAHEDGDLRTYYKVTVEELNYVARDGQGPTSQKVEESQLGAGRADLEGYENRNYLWQVFFTNPYEWWDLRKRKVNPRQPDFTHKDTGEALWLSPNDPPWIKRQLQLLDTKMAEQGQGDFGLRSRVSMWVYDE, from the exons ATGAATACGCACCGTTTCGGAGCCCTAATCCGAAACGCGAAGCGGTTCTATTCGTCCTCACCCGCGATCGCTAGACCAGAGAAATTCTTCTTCGCCGACGACGGCGAACCCGGGAGCTCGGTTTTCCGGCACGCCCTGAAATTCCAGCGGCCGGCGACGATCATGTGGGAGTGGAACAAGCAGTTGCTGAACTCCGGTAGCTTTATTGGGACCGTCGAGCTTCCTTTGAAAATTGTGGACACAAGGAAAACCGGTCGCTTTGGCGTTCACACTATACTCTCCGTCAATCGCACGGTTAG GATACTACTGTTGATGTGGGACGAGATGGCAGAAATGTCTCTACAACATTTGAAACCAAATGATTTTATCTATGTTTCAGGTCCTTTAGGGTGTTATACAAAGGCTCATGAGGATGGAGACCTCAGAACATATTACAAG GTCACAGTAGAAGAATTGAATTATGTTGCCCGAGATGGCCAAGGCCCAACCAGCCAGAAAGTCGAGGAGTCGCAATTAGGAGCAG GTAGAGCTGACTTGGAGGGGTATGAAAACCGCAATTACTTGTGGCAAGTGTTTTTCACCAATCCATATGAATGGTGGGATTTAAGGAAACGTAAGGTAAATCCAAGACAGCCAGATTTCACACACAAGGATACTGGTGAAGCTCTCTGGTTGAGTCCAAATGATCCTCCATGGATTAAAAGGCAACTCCAGTTGCTTGAtacaaaaatggcagaacaagGCCAAGGTGATTTCGGTTTGCGTTCCCGTGTCTCCATGTGGGTTTATGATGAGTAG